In Streptomyces sp. P9-A4, the genomic window TGTCTTGCGAGGTCTCCTCACGGATCGCGTCCCAGCCCTGGTCGAAGCGGCCCCGGTAGCGGTCGGACCACTCCACGGGCACATGGTGCGGTGCGTGTGTGGCGCCGGGCACGAAGTAGCAGAAGAACGGCCTGTCGGGCATGAGTGTCTTCTGCTGGCGCACCCAGGCGACGGCCTGGTCGGCGAGGTCCTCGGTGAGGTGGTAACCCTCCTCGGGGGTCTTCGGCGGATCGATCGGGCTCGTCCCGTCGTACAGTGCCGGGTCGTACTGGTTGGTCTCGCCGCCGACGAATCCGTAGAAGTGCTCGAATCCGCCGCCGCCGGTCGGCCATGCGTCGAAGGGACCGGCCGGGCTGGTCTGCCATACCGGCACCTCGTGGCACTTGCCGAACTGCGCCGTGGAGTAGCCGTTGAGCCTGAGGATCTCGGCGACCGGCGCCTTCGTGTTGGGTCTGATCGAGTTGTACCCGGGGGCCGAGGTGGCGATCTCGGTGATGCCACCCATGCCCACGGAGTGGTGGTTCCGTCCG contains:
- a CDS encoding sulfatase-like hydrolase/transferase, with amino-acid sequence MSEIHRQILPIPDVTRPGPITYDAKDPDTSFAPIRPLLPPDGAPNIMLDDVGYGAPSVFGGPCRTPAFERLAEGGLRFTRFHTTALCSPTRQALLTGRNHHSVGMGGITEIATSAPGYNSIRPNTKAPVAEILRLNGYSTAQFGKCHEVPVWQTSPAGPFDAWPTGGGGFEHFYGFVGGETNQYDPALYDGTSPIDPPKTPEEGYHLTEDLADQAVAWVRQQKTLMPDRPFFCYFVPGATHAPHHVPVEWSDRYRGRFDQGWDAIREETSQDRRNSES